The following is a genomic window from Saccopteryx bilineata isolate mSacBil1 chromosome 4, mSacBil1_pri_phased_curated, whole genome shotgun sequence.
CCTTGTGTTCTCCCCTTCATGTCTGTATCTGTTTGCCGCCTCCGAGTTCTTGGCTCACACCCACTTCTGCAGCTTTGTGGCACATACTTTTTGCGCTCTACTTTCCTTGCCTCTTTTCTTTCACCCTTTGTATCCTGTGTTGTGTTCACAGAACtgcaaatggttttatttttatttaggatgTAGAGGAACggttggagatgatggtggtttGGTACCAAAGCCCAGAGGACCTGAGAAATAGGGAGATGAGAAATGATTAAGTAGGGCATCATTATGCAGGTTTCTGTGTGGGTTATGAGATCATTCAGACTCAGTGTTAATCTGATCATGTTGTGTGGCCTGGGTTGAAATGGAGAGGAAGTGGCAGGGAGTCAGCATAGCAAAGGAGGCCCTAAATCGGGGAGGTAAGGTCTTTCTGGTGTTCAGTTTTCTAGTTTATAAAGAGTTTAGATGGGTACTTGACCCCTCTGTTTGCACATGAAATGGCTGTTTTGCTTGAGGTAGGAACAGGGCCTAGGGTGCTGTTTTCTGATCCTTAATATTCAGGGGCAGTCTCAAGGAACTTGAGGATTTTAGTGACCTATGAAATACAGTTTAAAATCAGTTTGATGGTCTCAGATTCCTGGCAGCTGTAAGACTTTTCCGGCTTCTCAGTATACACCTGTCATTTTGCTTCCTCCCATTGTCAAAACAATAAGACAGCTAATGCTACGCTCATGCTGGCTTGCCTCTAAAGACTTAAAATCTTAGGCTGAGCACAAAAGGGGTCCAGTCACACATTCACTCTCTTGGTCATTAGAGGAATTCCCCAGTAAGGTAGCATTCTGGAGAGTTTGGTTAGGTCACAAGGACATGACCAGAGAGGGGTGGAGTCTGAGCAAGCCAGGCCAGGGGCTCAGTTTTGGGGCTTAAAAGTACCATGACTGTCGCCCACAGGTGATGGAGGACGAGGAGAATGCAGTGGAGATGGTGAGCAACACGGAAGCTGCTCATTCTCCATCCCCCACTCGCTGTTGCTGGTTCCGCCTCCGCTGCTTGGCAGCTACTTGCATTATCTGTGGCTGCACTTGCCTGGGAATCATGGCCCTTGTGTTTGCCATCAAGGTGAGGAATGCAGTTCTATGGGAGCAGGATGGTGGGTGTAGTAAGACAATGGTTTCCTATATCTGACCTGTCTACACTGATCAGCTCCTCTGTACCTGTCAGAGCGTAGCGCTGGGCATTGTGCTGGAAATAATGAGATATGGTTCTTGCCGTCAGAGGTCCCACAGTCTAATAAAAGAGATGGCTGTGGAAATGGGGGATTAGGAATGGAATGCAGCTCACTGGTACTTAGGTAGAGGAAGCACAGGGTACTCGGGAAGCCGGGGAGGACATAATGACTTAGGGTGAAGGGTCATTCCAGGTAAAGGAAGCAGTGTGTAAAAGGCTTGGACTGCTACAGTGAGAAATGAGGAGAGATGAAGCCAGAGGGCCCAGATCCCCAAGGGCTTCCAGTGCTGTGCTTGGGAGTTTCAACTTGATCTTGAAAGTAATGAGGAAGCAACCACTCAAGGGTTTGGCAGAGGAGAGGGACATGGGTGGGTGGGAGTTTCGGTAAGACCCACTCTCGAGGCCTGCGTGGAGAAGGAATGGGAAGAGGCCAGGCTGGAGGCAGCTGTGCAGGGACAAGAGCGTAGGGCTTTGGGGAGGGCGTCCCCATTTTGAAATCCCTAAGAGAAACTGCACCTTTACCTTTTGAAAGGCCACACAGGCTAACTTAAACATCATGCTGGAATTTCCTCAGCGCTAGTTGTATTTTAACAATCAGAAACTGTATTTCTGTCATGGGAAGTTGTGAGTTTCATTAGGGAAAAAGTCAAAAAGAATTCTTAATAATGAAAAAGGTAAGACCCATTGGCCTAATGAGAATAGGATGTTGTTTGACTGGACGTGAGGGAAATACTCCAAGATAGCTCACTATTTCTTGCCAAGAATTCCAGATTTGGGATGAATCTGGGATGAGTAGAAAAGGATAGGAGATAAAAGGACTGAAAAGTACGGTACCATATGTGTTCTGTGAGCTAGCAATGCCACCCGAAAGTAGGTAGAGGGATACGGTATTTTGCAGGTAAGGCATAGGAAATAGAAACTAGAGGGGAGGCCGAGGATTGGGGGTGAGGTTTGAACTGTGACAAGGATGGAGGACGAGTGGGCAGTGGGTGCTCGGGGACGGAAGTGGGGGAGAACCTAACCAGAAACCTGCCCCCACAGGCGGAGGAGCGGCATAAGGCAGGCCGGTCCAAGGAAGCAGCGCACTGGGGGGCCCGGGCCCGGAGGCTCATCCGGGCCAGCTTTGCTGTCTGGCTTGCTGTTCTCATTCTGGGCCCCCTGCTTCTGTGGCTGCTCTCATACGCCATCGCTcaagctgagtgaccttgggtggCCTCTGCTGAGAGCCAGCTGAGACCTCCTGGATCCTGCAGTGCGGCATTGCTAGGGTCTGGTGCCAGCGACGGTCCTCCTGGCCGGAGGATGGTGTCTTTCTCAAAGGGCTTTGGAAGAGCTTTTCTAGCCCTTTATAAAAGACAGCGACTCAGACTGACGAGGGGAGGTCAGCCTGCTCTGTTCTTTCAGTGTTCATTATTCCCCTTTTCCCCAGCCTACCCCATCCTAGGGGCCTCTATCCAGAGGTGGGGTGGAAAACCAGGCCTGATTTTATTAGAGTTTGTTTTGTAATAAAAACCTTTTTCAGTGGTGACATGCTGCTCCTGTCTACTTGTTCTTCCTCCTCCTGGGAACTCTTGAGAGCCACAGTGGACATCTGACTGATGGCAGAAACACACACCTCCCCTTACATAGTTGCTCCATGAGAAGGAaagattttttcttcttcttctgaaagtGTTCCTTCTTGAAGGGAAAGACCCCAGCTTCTCCCTTCCATGCGAACAGAGACCCTGAGGCCAGAGAGCAAGAGTAGAGCATCAGCTACTAGTCTTTGAGTGCTTGATATATTCCAGGCTGTGTTCTAGACACTTCCTATTTCATAACTGCTTCAGTTCTCACAGTCACTCAGTAGTAGGTACCACTGTGCTTCCTTTATCGTTGAAACAGGCACAAATgaaaaggtcacacagctagtaagtggcagagctggagttAAACCCCGAGAGTTTGGTTCCAGAattgagaggggagggagaggattgAGCACAGCAACCATCACTCTGTATGTGGGTATTTCTATGATGATTATGAATTTTCATATCCTTTACCTGGAGcttaatgataatattttaaacattctaaaGTTGATATATCACACATACAGGAAAATATCTAAAACAAATCcacagcgcctgaccaggcggtggcgcagtggatagagcatcagactgggatgtggaaagacccaggttcgagaccccgaggttgccagcttgagcgtgggcttatctggtttgagcaaaaatctcaccagcttggttggacccaagatcgctggcttgagcaaggggttactcggtctgctgaaggcccgcggccgcggtcaaggcacatatgagaaagcaatcaatgaacaactaaggtgtcacaaggaaaaactgatgattgatgtttctcatctctcttcgttcctgtctatccctctctatccctctctctgactctctctgtccctgtaaaaaaaaaaaaaagaaaagaataaaacaaatccaCAGCTCAGTAAGTTAACACAAAGCAAACATCTGAAAAACCACCATTCAGTCCAGAAATGGCCCATTGCCAGTGCTCCAAGGCCTCGTCCGTAGCCCTCCCAGTCACTgctccttccctgcttctcacaggTAACTGTCATTCTGACTTCAAACAATGTAGTTGAGTTTTGCCTGCATTTGAACATTCTGTAAACGGATTCATATGTATTCTTTTCATGCCTGGCTTCTTAACATTGTGAGATTCACTGATCTTTAGTATAGCTATAGTTTTCATTACTGTATAGTATCCATTACATGAATATATTGCCGTTTATCTATTTTTGTGTTGGTGAATTTTTGGGATGTTTCCAGTTTTGGGTATTATGAATGATCTGCTGTGAAATTTTTTGGTTATTTCACCATAATTTAGAGAAGAGC
Proteins encoded in this region:
- the TMEM265 gene encoding transmembrane protein 265, with translation MEDEENAVEMVSNTEAAHSPSPTRCCWFRLRCLAATCIICGCTCLGIMALVFAIKAEERHKAGRSKEAAHWGARARRLIRASFAVWLAVLILGPLLLWLLSYAIAQAE